TTGTCGGACTGACCGCGAAGGGCATGTCGAAGTTGCGGGCCCTGTTTGAAAGCTATCGCGTGGCGCTGATGCACTTGCAGCAGTCGCGCGTTATCACGATGCTCAACCAGCCACAGGATGAACGTCAACCGGAGAATTCGGCTTTATAGTCAGGCAATTGCTATCGCCCCATATGCGAACGGTCGATTACTTCCCCTGCCAATTGGGCTTGCGCTTTTCGGCAAAGGCCAGGCTGCCTTCCTTGGCGTCCTGAGAGGTGAAGACCGGCGCAGTGATTTCAGCCTGTTTCTTCCACGCCTCTTCCTCGGCCCAGTCATAGCTTTCATTGATGATCCGCTTGGTGGCTTTGAGCGCCAGCGGGCCATTGGCGGCGACTGTAGCGGCGAGTTCCATCGCGGCATCAAGCGCCGGGCCATCGGTGACACGGTTGACAAAACCCATCTCATAGGCGCGCTGGGCGGTGTAGAAATCGCCGGTCAGCGCCATTTCCATGGCGAGACGCTTGCCGACAACATGCTGCAGCTTGAGCACACCACCGGCTGCCGCCACGAGCGAACGCTTGACTTCGGGGATGCCGAATTTGGCCTTGTCATTGGCGACGCACAGGTCACAGGCCAGGGCCAGTTCTAGGCCGCCAGCAAGGGCATAGCCTTCAACAGCAGCGATCAGCGGCTTTTCCGGTCCCTTCTCGGTGATGCCGCCAAAGCCATAGCCGGGGACCATCGGAGATTCGCCGCGCAGAAAGCCTTTAAGGTCCATGCCCGAA
The sequence above is drawn from the Parasphingorhabdus sp. SCSIO 66989 genome and encodes:
- a CDS encoding crotonase/enoyl-CoA hydratase family protein yields the protein MSEVLTDIQDGFIVVTINRPDAKNAMTKAAAEGIRAAMEQLDNDNSLNAGILTGAGGTFCSGMDLKGFLRGESPMVPGYGFGGITEKGPEKPLIAAVEGYALAGGLELALACDLCVANDKAKFGIPEVKRSLVAAAGGVLKLQHVVGKRLAMEMALTGDFYTAQRAYEMGFVNRVTDGPALDAAMELAATVAANGPLALKATKRIINESYDWAEEEAWKKQAEITAPVFTSQDAKEGSLAFAEKRKPNWQGK